Genomic window (Culex pipiens pallens isolate TS chromosome 3, TS_CPP_V2, whole genome shotgun sequence):
TAGTTGAATAAAGACGAAGAttatttcagcacgagtcgtacatttatacaacgaggttcaccgagttggaaaaatacgacgagtgttgaaaaaatcaagttttgcaacgagttgcttacaattttttttagcaattctGAAAAACGCTTTTCAAATGGAGTTTagtgtcaaacattcatgtgttcaCAGCTCAGaccaaaaaatatcgaaaaattttagaagaacttttcagcactgttactGAAAggttttaattttccattctgttatttttggtggaGAAAAGAATGGAATTTTGCTTGTCATTGGCGATGGAAAGTATACCATTTCGTTATtcaatgagtaattctcgctgaaagtggaccactatttacacaaggtgctcaaaaatcaaaagcaatgtacttttccaatagcccccaccaagttatgaaagaaaccatgtttggttggttaaatttgtcctcacctcggcgccacgaagctaaaacattttttttaattggtaattttttgacttaggcgcgcctacaaaattgctaataactttgcaaaacttcaacgaacccttgatgtttaggggtgttttggaaaggaaatgagcagagctttcgaatgcacttgtcagaaaaataccgttccatacattttttagccacaaaacaacaatgtatttttaaaaatcatttttgaaggccggcgccccgctttatcgaaaaactgacaaatccattcgaaagctgagacgatttcacataaaggaccaataaatctaaggtgtatgttcctcctatcttttttaatctaattttgattctgcgagcgcagcgctccgttcgcatttcgggcacccaaaatgttgcaatttgcttgccccattttaaggttttgtcaaaaaatataggtgctcactttttaaatgatagtttattgtccaaggatcaaaatgcactttcgataattgaccaatatttatgtttttgggttcttccaggcaatttaatgtcgaaaaattgttgttttttactttttttttgtaaaatgctcacttattgggtggacttttttttttcagtagaactaatgaatgtagcatgtaggaaatttcaccacgaacatttttctctaaaagaaaacgtaatttcgatactccagtggcaagatattttagttttagtgagagaaaaaagtgccaattttacaaatttctctgaatttacaagcacggcctattatttacatgcggcatatgttttggaggccagagtttcttataattattttggtcgctgaattcggatctggaatcaaatttcagattaactgttaaatttggagccacgcccaaaagttatttgcggtaatatgctgtaattttaatcgctagtgaattcggtcatatttcatctttcgctcacctttaattgataaTTTTCTCACGGATTTTTTAtgtagattgttttttttcaacttctgattgttttgagaggcctcgtggcgcggtgggtagcggcttcggctgccgatccctaagtggctatggggaatacacgcaaataatatttgatcgtggctaaaatatcactgttcactgtttatctgaaatttgattccagatccgaattcagcgaaaaaaataactataaaaaacaatactctggcctccaaaacatatgccgcatgtaaataataggccgtgcttgttaattctgagaaattagtaaaattggcacttttttctctcactaaaactaaaatatcttggcactggagtatcgaaattacgttttcttttagagaaaaatgttcgtggtgaaatttcctacatgctacattcattagttctactgaaaaaaaaagtccacccaataagtgagcattttacaaaaaaaaaagtaaaaaacaacaatttttcgacattaaattgcctggaagaacccaaaaacataaatattggtcaattatcgaaagtgcattttgatccttggacaataaactatcatttaaaaagtgagcacctatattttttgacaaaaccttaaaatggggcaagcaaattgcaacattttgggtgcccgaaatgcgaacggagcgctgcgctcgcagaatcaaaattagattaaaaaagataggaggaacatacaccttagatttattggtcctttatgtgaaatcgtctcagctttcgaatggatttgtcagtttttcgataaagcggggcgccggccttcaaaaatgatttttaaaaatacattgttgttttgtggctaaaaaatgtatggaacggtatttttctgacaagtgcattcgaaagctctgctcatttcctttccaaaacacccctaaacatcaagggttcgttgaagttttgcaaagttattagcaattttgtaggcgcgcctaagtcaaaaaattaccaattaaaaaaaatgttttagcttcgtggcgccgaggtgaggacaaattcaaccaaccaaacatggtttctttcataacttggtgggagctattggaaaagtacattgcttttgatttttgagcaccttgtgtaaatagtggtccactttcagcgagaattactcaatattaacaggaaaagtaagtagtttcatatGTTTAGATGACTTCATTTCTACTTGTgatatttcaatgtttaaacttaattttgcgagaagtatttttaacttttttttatgtgactCAGGTTTTTATGtattccgtatttttttaaatcccaaCAGTCAAAACTTATATTATTTAAATCATTCAATACCAAATCGCCCCCAGCAATCGAAGTTTCATCCGCCAgatgaaaattaaatataaattaacaAAAGCAAGCAAATTGTATTCCAATCCCGCCCCACCTAGCCACTGCGACACATTAAACAAGCCCCTGATTGCCGGCCAAACCGGCCAATCCACGTCGGAGAGTTCCCAAAACGTTGAAGTGTTTCAGGCGTTTGCCACATGCAAACACCAGGTCTCCCCCCTGTTCCGCGGCAGAGCTCGACAGCGCGATGGCGCGCGTTTGACAATCACTCAAAATGACAGCCGCCGGCAGGTTGGGGATAGGATTTGGATTTGATGGGGGGAGTGGGACAGCTTTTGTGATCAAGTCAGACAGTGCGGCACAGGACAGGACAAGTGGCCTCGAGCGGAATGGCAACCTGTCGAGCGAGTTTTGCTGGCGTGATGTACTGAGTGttgaaaacaaagttttttttttgttgaattaaattttatagaaatttaaaaaaatctatgattaaaaaaacaaaaactggattCAACATTTCACTCAACTAACTCCAAAAAACAGGTGAAAATTGTACGACTACTACGCCTGCAAGCACGCCACACACACGTCCTTGCAGGGGGAGGCCCTGTTTCCCTGGAGTAGGGAGGGGCTTGATTTAACAAACTTCCCCAACCCCCTCCTCCGGCACTGATTGGGTGTGGGGGATAAAATGAATTCCGAATCAAAATCAGAGAGAGAGAATCGAACTCATAAATAATTTCCGCCCCCGCGCGTCCTGAATTTTGTATGCCATGCAAAGGACGCCGCCGACGGCAAACGAGTTGTTGCGCGTCAGGATTTGCATGTCCTCGAAGACTGTAGCTAGGAGTTAATTTGATCACTTCAAGTTGCTTGAAAAATCTAGATTCTTCAAACTACCTCACAAGTTGAAATGCAGCTTGCCTACCCGTAGGCGATTCCCCCTAACAAATCTCTCCACGTTGCACCGCGTGTTGCCTACATTACGGCTTAATCCCGCCCAATTCGCCCCCTCCGGACGGTCGCAACCTGTCTCTCCTGGCGGGGTGACATTTGATAAAGGTGTTTTCCGACGTGATTCGCAGCGCGTACTGCCAGGGACCTGTCCTGATCAGCCGAGCGTGCCGTGCGCCGGAAGTGCTTGTGTAGAGCAATAATcgttaattattgtttttgttatcgCGCGCGCAGTACCTACTCCCGGCCTGGCTGACTGGCCGGGATGGAATATTTAGTCCCCCCCAGCGGAAGTGTATTTGTGTACGTGTGTCTGCAGATGTATTAGTGTGTGTGTTGATTTTTCTATAGTACTGAAGCGTTAATAAATTATGAGGCATTATTCAATTCCctttggtttttattttatcgCGGACAATCGACACTCGCTGGATTGAAATCAGAAGGGGTTGGAGAGCTGGAGAGGAAAAGTTGTATATACCGACCGATATAGGGCTGGTAAAGTGCAGCACAGCACAGCTGAACGCTAAATAGTTTATTTACTCCGGGATTTGGGTGTAGATTACCGGCTATGAATCATTAATGCGACCGGTTTAGAGAGGAGAGTGTACGCGGGACGAGTGAGTGCTGACGGGTTAACTGGGACATGGAAATCCCTGTTTGGATAGCACCTCCGTTTGTTGTTTAGTGGGAAGTCatgttttggatttttatcatgtttgagTGGAAAAGCAGTGCAAAATTCACACTTtcaaaatcgatcagaattAAACTGTCAGCCAGTCCCTACACTCAAATACGTATAAAAGAGAGTGTGgaaaatttttaggttttttttttcatcccatttttcaaagtttcattcCTCAGAAtgtacaattctagagtttttttttgaataggtccaacaaacatatgaaagacaatcgtttataggaccttttcaaaaaaaaactctagaattcctTAAAAAGATCACTCCCCGAATCCCATGAACCAGAATGTACCATTTCCCTGAAATGTTCATTGTTGctgttcttttgaaagtagAGTAAATGTTTAGGAGTATTACTGAATTCAAAAAGACAAATCTTTCTTTTTCAAGATTAAAAGATTTGATGGTTTGTTGATAGttatatttgaagatttaaagatttgatggTTTGAAGATTCAccgatttgaaaaattaatgaatGAAATATCAAAAGattcgaagatttgaagatttgaagatttgaagatttgaagatttgaagatttgaagatttaaagatttgaagatttgaagatttgaagatttgaagatttgaagatttgaagatttgaagatttgatgatttgatgatttgaagatttgaagatttgaagatttgaagatttgaagatttgaagatttgaagatttgaagatttgaagatttgaagatttgaagatttgaagatttgaagatttgaagatttgaagatttgaagatttgaagatttgaagatttgaagatttgaagatttgaagatttgaagatttgaagatttgaagatttgaatatttgaagatttgaagatttgaagatttgaagatttgaagatttgaagatttgaagatttgaagatttgaagatttgaagatttgaagatttgaagatttgaagatttgaagatttgaaaatttgaagatttgatgttatgaagatttgaatttgatttgattttaaaatttaaagattttaagaatCAAAGATTTGAATACTTCAAGATTTGAAAGCTTGCAGTTTTCAAGatatgaagatttgaagattaaattattgaaagatttgttatttgctaattttcaaatttcacgatagcaaaaaaatattaaaatatgaagatttgatgattttaatatttgaagataagttgtttaaaagattggaaattttataatttcaaggaACTGAAGATcccattattaaataaaaactataataaaatatcaaaaatatggcTTAATTTCTAATAATTTCATAATCCTCCGAAAAAAATTAACCTTCTTTTggtaacacataaaaaaaaaacatttctgcgAAATGGTTTGAAATGGaatatttttcttatattttttttgcttttatctcGAAAACAATTTCTTTCTGAACGGAAAAGATGTTTATGATGATGTTATCTTTTGTTTTGAAGCATCATTTTGTTAGTCCCTCGAGGtcgataatttaaaaatttaaggccaatttttgtgaaattttaggtAGAAAgtataacaaacttttttttctacattttaacAGTAATGCTACTGCcgtaaatttaccaaatttgaaagaatgtttaaaaaatacttaagtttttcattttttaagatcTTTGATccttaaatatttttcttgaagATGAAATGTTTTAATTGGAATGAAAATGCATAGCGTAACATTATACTAtatcttttcaataaataaaaatcgattttcaaagTCTCTTTTTCATATTGtattgccccttgatttttaaaagaatttagaaattgtTTCAGGCAAGagaatttcgaattttttaatCCGCTCTGTAGTAAATTTTGAACttctcattttatttcattccagATTCGAATCAGGAaggaaaaattggaaaaatctcTCGACTGGAAAATTTTCGGGAATTTGTTGTGAAACGATAGCTTTTTTAACATTACaaatagtaatatttttaacatttagagCAAATCGGGACATTGATACAGACGAAATTCCGACACTTTGGTACTAgagtaaagattttttttaattcttaaaatagattttttcaaaactagcaACAAGATTGATTTTAGTCAATATCGTATAATTTTTTCCTTTTCAGTTAATCTCTGTGGTTTATTGTTAGCATCATGCAAATGTTAGTTAATATATTAGTAGTTAGTAGTTagtatttagtaaattttccTTGTATTAATGAAACCATAGAATTTCAGCTTCAACCGAAATAATTAGAAGTGTTAGCAAATGATGTTAGTTGTTACTTAAAATGTTAGTAGTTGTTAGTCAAAAGTTAGTATCACTTGATTTTTATCTTTTCCTTTCTTCCTTTTTCACTTTGACACACATGTTTATCTTTTACTTTTTCTTCTTAAAACTAGATCTATGTTTCATCCTGGTGCGGGAATTcccaatgagatttttttagtctttctttatgtgattttttcaaaatgtaagcAAATTCTAGAATGCTTCGTTCGAACTGAGAACAAATAAATAACTAAATGTCagagtttttttgttcaataaattTGCTTTAAGGCTAAAGACGTCCACAGCTAACTCAGAATTATGAAACTCCACTTGCCCAAATGAATTCTTGATTTTTCCCAGACTTCACCCCCTCGCAGCAGTAACACAAATCGCTCCTCAAACTTCTCCCGGAAacgaaaacggtacactttccTTCCATAAAATATTCAACCCAGCATCGTTTCAACCCGTTTCCCTTCATATCTGGTGCTTTCCCAGCACCGATAAAGTATTCAACAGCTGGCTGCTGGTTGCTTTCTTCCGCCCACCATCAACATCTCAACATCTCTCAATCCCCCCGCCCGAATTTATTATTCCGGTCACACAAAGACTTACCGTTGTACAGGATCGTCGAAGACGAGGACGGCGACGACGCGGACGAGGACGAGGACGCATCCCGGGTGGCCGCTTCCGGCGAGTGCGGCGGTGGACTCGGTGCCGTAGCGCCGGCCGTCGGCGAGGACGGGCCCCAACAGGTGCTGGCGGCGGTGCTGGTTCCACTGCCGGCTCCGGCCGGACTCGGCGAGGCGGTTGTGGCACCACCGTTGTCACCGACCACGTCGATTTCTTCGTCCTCCTCGAGGACCTCGACGATGACCTGGGGTGGCGGCGGAGGGGACGGCGGAGTGGGCGAGCGGCCGGAACTTGGGGCCTGTGGTTCCTCGACCCGGTCCGGCCACGGGTAGGCCTTGAACTTTTTCGCCATCAAGCAGCGGGGCATTTTggaggatttttttgttttattttgtgagGACAAGATTCGGGTTCAGgtacttgtgtgtgtgtgtgtggtttgtTTGTGGGGACGAGCACGTGGAGTCACGAGGGTCAGTTCATGACGAAGGAACACGGCGCCCGGGAAAATCGATAGTTTCTTCCTGCCGGAACGGCGCTGCGGCGACGAGGTTCTTCTTGCCTTCTTCAGGAATAAATTTTCTACTTCCGAACGTGACACAGATACCAAAAACTTTCTTCCTTGGTTTCGGCGAGGGGCGTTTCAGGGGGGGAAGGTTAGTGTACAGGGAGTAGGACAGTTTAGTTATAGTTTTACGAGCTTTAGTGTCTTCACGAGATGTTCACGAAACTTAGAAACGCACACAGAGTACACTTAAAGGAAATCCAGAGAGTGTATGAGGACAGTTCACGCAGCAGCAGCGGTAGTACTAGGTTGTAGTGTAATAGTAGTTCATCAGCTTAAGTATCCTCGAGAGTTCGTAGAACAGTTGGTAGAACagcgacaacgacgacgacgacgacagtgTAGCAGAATCTTCATCCCGTGGTCACGGaaccaaaacaacaacacagaGAGCAAAACGGAAGTGGTCACACTGTAGCGTACGCGACGACGTCAGCGACATCACGCGTGGAACAGAACAACCGGAAACACGAGACCACGAGATTCGAAATTAACCCGTTTAGCGGGTCAGCTTGAAGTTCCGGTCCGGCATCGAGGAGGTCGCCGGTGAACCGCAACCGGAACTGGCTACGTTGATGCACATCGAACTAACCCAAAAAAGGGTTACGGAACGCCGGATGTATCCAAAGCCGGCTGTTCAGAGTGTTCTTCCTCCGGGTTCCGGAACGCACTATTGCACACTGGTTTCTTCCCGAGAGTCGCGCGCGCGATGTTTGCACCAGGTTAACCAATCACAGTTAGCCGTGTAAAAGTGACAGATGATAGGGGTAGCGTTTATTTACAGGTTGACTCGACGAAATGTACCGAGAGATGACTTACTTCAAAGATCGCGTATGTGAGCttaatgtatgtatgtatgttttgcaaacaacaacggaacgaAACGGATTCGAAACAcagagagtgtgtgtgtgtgtggagaaAACGACACGACAGACAGAGAAAAAATGGTGTGTAAgtaagtgtgtgtgtgacaCGTGTGACACGACACGAACCGCACTGTTGGAACCGTGAAAGGCTTTTGAGTCCTGTCGGCCCGTCGGCGGTCCCTTTATAAAGTTTCGTCGGCCCACGAGCGCGACCCGAACGCCCGAGCACGTCCTGTCGTGTTTCCCCTTCCTTTCGCTAACGCTTCCTCTTCCGTACCCAACAAAACATACACACGCAGTAGGCGACGGCAACGTGTTGATGCACGCTCGCTCTCCCGAATTCAGGGGAAGAAGCAACAAACCGGATCCGGTTCGGCTCTTCACTCTCCCTCTCTCAGAACGTTCTCAAACTCTGCCGAATCAACACAATGCTCTAAAGGATCGCTTTCCCGATTTACGCTGCACACTGTGTGGATGTGGTTTATGCTTTATGCTTCACTGATTTGGATTCGGCACTCTCTCGCGCTCTCTTGCCACTTCGTGTCCTGCTTTCTACTCTTAAGGGGAAGGGGCACGCGTCGCACGTCATTCAGTCATCTGGCGCTCTCTCTCGTGGAACGTTTTATGTtgcttttttatgcttttcattcagaatagcgttttttttttgttgcttactGGAAAGTGGCAGCCGATTTACTTTTCGGGTCCGTTTCAGGATGTGTGGAGAAGGGAAATGCGGAATTCttcttcttcgtttttttttcgcttgcgtTGCTTTCgacttgtttgtttgtttgcggcgGCAGCAGTTGTAGTAGTAAGGAGGATTTAAAATTCCGGCCTCTTTCTGGGTCAATCTATTGGCGATTATACGTTTTGGGTGAGATGCGATGGGAATTGAAGTTAAGAGTAGTGATACAGTCGAAAAGAAGAGtgtgttgagttttttttttgttggtttagtTTTTCATatcaaaacactaaatttttaaatttctatcgAACTaggtttttttagatttattttgcCTACAAGAGCACTTAGCTAGCAAAATCTATACTTAGAAATatgtaagtaaatctttcccagttcctgaggggaacacccttgaagagtatcggggccggcatttacaaagcggattcagtggcagtttaattctcaacttaatgttaacatgttaaggttaatgttaacattccataggtcgcctccctaaggtgtcgtgataaggtccagtttgtgacgatacacaaccttccctttactaagcaatcgattccagaagggaaaagatcaccagttgtgttggtccgagccgggatttgaaccccgatctaccgcttacgaggcggaagcgttaccactgggctacgtggctcggtcgaaATAACGAACTATTTAACCTTCCTGCAAAGTCTTATGAAATGAGCTCAGTTGAAAGattctccaaatatttgaattgcAAATGATACATCTTGGAGCAGAActtttaaattctaataaaacacTCATTGAATTTAATTAGGGAAATTTCGTGAAAGTTagcaaaaaaacttaaaaacgtctatagagcaattccatgtcaaatcgGAAGATAGTTGTACCAATAGAGGTGGCGAGGGTGGTCTCCGATATCAATGAAACATTGTAGACATGTCACCTTAGGCTTATATAAAACATGTTTGTGTAAATGGAAAGAGTTGCACTCGAggatgacatttgagaaggccgtcagttatttgaatattgttgcattttgtaatttatatagattccagactcgattatccgaaggccttggaaaaatttcacttcggataattgaatcacgaaaaaaatgtatagcattagTTTCGATTGTTAGATAATCAAGTCTGAACTGCTTTGCTGTTCCGTAAAACGGGCTGACTTTGACAGATTTGAGATTTTCCTTGAacagtacaaattaaatacgtgtGAAATGTTTTGGAAACATATTTGCTTTGTAAGATAAGTATTCAAAGTGCTTCAAGACGTAAGTtaactttaatattttaatattctcaaagtgtcatgattttctcaatgagcATGATTTCAAATAGGAAAACGGAATgctttttcggattctttggacaatttttcagtAAGAGCaggtaaaataaaattgtaaatgatGAATACTATGTGCTttgaaacataataaaaaaaactcaattttcattttttgtagaacaaatcTGATATAAATTgtgaaacttttgattcgtgcttcgaattcatttaaaaaatgcaatatgaataaataattgtataaacaaaactagattTGACGAATTTCTGGCAAAGTTCTGACTTTAGAAGAATTTTATCTAAAATCatataattgtttaaaaactaataaacttagttaactacaaacaaacattattttttgttcttaaaaactatatcagcaaccctAGTGATGGTATTTGacgtaaaatagtagtttatgcaacaagttgcaaaaaggca
Coding sequences:
- the LOC120416520 gene encoding putative uncharacterized protein encoded by LINC00612, producing MPRCLMAKKFKAYPWPDRVEEPQAPSSGRSPTPPSPPPPPQVIVEVLEEDEEIDVVGDNGGATTASPSPAGAGSGTSTAASTCWGPSSPTAGATAPSPPPHSPEAATRDASSSSSASSPSSSSTILYNEQQQ